A region of Streptomyces halobius DNA encodes the following proteins:
- a CDS encoding spore wall synthesis regulator SsgD: protein MNRVIDHAVQVRLVATTPGPRAVPAVLHYQPADPLAVRMSFPPEISLDGEAVAWMFARELLTEGLRMPAGSGDVRVRPSGPDRMVMEFHADEGIAMVQLRTSDVRQFLERSYAAVPTGCETAHLDVERGLAELFGAA from the coding sequence ATGAACCGTGTCATCGACCACGCCGTCCAGGTCCGTCTCGTCGCGACCACGCCAGGCCCGCGCGCGGTGCCCGCGGTGCTGCACTACCAGCCGGCCGACCCGCTGGCGGTGCGGATGTCCTTCCCGCCGGAGATCTCGCTGGACGGGGAGGCCGTGGCGTGGATGTTCGCCCGTGAGCTGCTCACCGAGGGGCTGCGGATGCCGGCCGGAAGCGGCGATGTGCGGGTGCGCCCGTCCGGCCCGGACCGCATGGTGATGGAGTTCCACGCGGACGAGGGCATCGCCATGGTCCAGCTGAGGACCTCGGACGTCCGGCAGTTCCTGGAGCGCTCGTACGCGGCGGTGCCGACCGGGTGCGAGACGGCGCACCTCGACGTCGAGCGCGGCCTCGCGGAGCTGTTCGGCGCGGCGTGA
- a CDS encoding polysaccharide deacetylase family protein encodes MGRRRFGIESGIIGVTAAAVVSLAVAGALAFAQPGGSSEAQAGSADSAGQKPEPAPAITKVDPSIVHASDRPGRSLNITIDDGPDPVWTPKVLDVLKKHDVKAVFCMIGPQAKAHPDLVKKVVAAGHRLCDHSISHDTGMDHKSESYQSQQILDAQKMIEDAAGGAKAEYYRAPGGAFTPYSRQVAADHGMRPLGWNVDSKDFESGSVETIEQRVRGELPNGSTVLFHDGGGNRARTVESLDRLLPWMKQQGYGFGFPKR; translated from the coding sequence ATGGGACGGCGGCGCTTCGGCATCGAGAGCGGGATCATCGGAGTCACCGCGGCGGCAGTGGTGTCGCTCGCGGTCGCGGGCGCGCTGGCGTTCGCACAGCCCGGCGGCAGTTCCGAGGCCCAGGCCGGGAGCGCGGACTCCGCCGGCCAGAAGCCCGAGCCGGCGCCCGCGATCACCAAGGTCGACCCGTCCATCGTGCATGCCTCGGACCGTCCGGGCCGCAGCCTGAACATCACCATCGACGACGGCCCGGACCCGGTCTGGACCCCGAAGGTGCTGGACGTCCTCAAGAAACACGACGTCAAGGCGGTGTTCTGCATGATCGGACCGCAGGCGAAGGCGCACCCCGACCTCGTCAAGAAGGTGGTGGCCGCGGGGCACAGGCTCTGTGACCACTCCATCAGCCATGACACCGGTATGGACCACAAGTCGGAGAGCTACCAGTCGCAGCAGATCCTCGACGCCCAGAAGATGATCGAGGACGCGGCGGGCGGCGCGAAGGCGGAGTACTACCGCGCCCCGGGCGGCGCCTTCACGCCCTACAGCCGGCAGGTCGCCGCCGACCACGGCATGCGGCCGCTGGGCTGGAACGTCGACAGCAAGGACTTCGAGAGCGGCAGTGTCGAGACGATCGAGCAGAGGGTCCGCGGGGAACTGCCGAACGGCTCGACGGTCCTGTTCCACGACGGCGGCGGCAACCGGGCGAGGACCGTCGAGTCGCTGGACCGGCTGCTGCCGTGGATGAAGCAGCAGGGGTACGGATTCGGCTTCCCGAAGCGCTGA
- a CDS encoding response regulator transcription factor, protein MPRVLLIEDDAAVRDGVSLALRRRGHEVAAAPSGEEGLEVLPGFRPDIVLLDLMLPGKDGFEVCRLIRAERQLPIIMLTARGDDLDVVLGLEAGADDYIVKPARGEVLEARIRAVLRRTALPADGEPAVSEPGPAPVETYGELAIDRAGLVVAKGGQDLALAPSEMKLLLFLSATPGQVFSRQQLLEHVWEHSYHGDARLVDACVMRLRTKIEDTPRSPRYVQTVRGFGYRFGPL, encoded by the coding sequence ATGCCACGAGTACTTCTGATCGAGGACGACGCCGCCGTACGGGACGGGGTGAGCCTCGCGCTACGGCGGCGCGGCCACGAAGTGGCGGCCGCGCCGAGCGGCGAGGAGGGGCTGGAGGTCCTGCCGGGCTTCCGCCCCGACATCGTCCTGCTGGACCTGATGCTTCCGGGCAAGGACGGCTTCGAGGTCTGCCGGCTGATCCGCGCCGAACGGCAGCTGCCGATCATCATGCTCACCGCCCGCGGCGACGACCTGGACGTGGTGCTCGGCCTGGAGGCCGGGGCCGACGACTACATCGTCAAGCCCGCCCGCGGGGAGGTGCTGGAGGCCCGGATCCGCGCGGTGCTGCGCCGTACCGCGCTGCCCGCCGACGGTGAGCCGGCCGTGTCGGAGCCGGGGCCCGCCCCCGTCGAGACCTATGGGGAGCTGGCCATCGACCGGGCCGGGCTGGTTGTCGCCAAGGGCGGCCAGGATCTGGCGCTGGCCCCGTCGGAGATGAAGCTGCTGCTGTTCCTGTCCGCCACCCCGGGGCAGGTCTTCAGCCGTCAGCAGCTGCTGGAGCATGTCTGGGAGCACAGCTACCACGGCGATGCCCGGCTGGTCGACGCGTGTGTCATGCGGCTGCGGACGAAGATAGAGGACACTCCGCGCAGCCCCCGTTATGTCCAGACCGTGCGTGGTTTCGGCTACCGCTTCGGGCCGCTGTGA
- a CDS encoding ATP-binding protein, whose product MSRLGSLVPTLPHLRRGTPQLARSLRARLVVAFLLVAAVSALTTAGLTYREARNAILQRSQDIAVNDLRGQINSLAPELPVPPAQADLDSFRLQLERSGTSRDWDIWVHYKGVPDSAEAGLERSVVVPAELKESVEKRHVPAFQRVDRGGEPWLLIGMPVRQSDGDSSALSVYAQLPLGAEESNVEALVSAAQRGALPVLVLAVIPALFAARGVLRPVRGLRQAAGRLAEGKLDTRLEVKGTDELADLSRTFNDMAAKLEESVADLRRLEANSRRFAADVSHELRTPLAAMSAVTDVLDEDADSLDPDTASAVRLISQETGKLARMVEDLMEVSRFDAGAAALHVDEVDVAETIRKTLQARAWQKRVATDLPAHVRARLDPRRLDVVVANLVGNALHHGGEPVRVRLHAPAPDAVRLLIEISDSGPGIDPEVLPHVFDRFYKADSARARSEGSGLGLAIALENVRLHGGSLRAANSSEGGAVFTVDLPLHHSGRGDEATGRAGDGTADGAGDRATEGAGGGATDGPPDTAGDDQADEDRAGEPSAGRPASDDAAEPAGSPSADVLGHTAADDAGLLAGSPAAHTTANDGRDSEHLGTGKEHKA is encoded by the coding sequence GTGAGCCGCCTCGGCAGCCTGGTGCCGACCCTCCCCCACCTGCGACGGGGGACCCCGCAGCTGGCGCGGAGTCTGCGGGCCCGGCTCGTCGTGGCGTTTCTGCTGGTGGCGGCCGTCAGCGCGCTCACCACCGCCGGGCTGACCTACCGCGAGGCCCGTAACGCCATCCTCCAGCGCTCCCAGGACATCGCCGTCAACGACCTGCGCGGGCAGATCAATTCACTGGCGCCGGAGCTCCCGGTGCCGCCGGCCCAGGCGGATCTGGACTCCTTCCGGCTCCAGCTGGAACGCTCGGGCACATCCCGGGACTGGGACATCTGGGTCCACTACAAGGGCGTCCCGGACAGCGCCGAAGCCGGCCTGGAACGCAGTGTGGTGGTGCCGGCCGAGCTCAAGGAGTCGGTCGAGAAGCGTCATGTGCCGGCCTTCCAGCGGGTCGACCGGGGCGGCGAACCCTGGCTGCTGATCGGGATGCCGGTCCGGCAGTCCGACGGTGACTCCTCCGCGCTGTCCGTCTACGCGCAGCTGCCGCTCGGCGCCGAGGAGTCCAATGTCGAGGCGCTGGTGAGCGCCGCACAGCGGGGCGCGCTGCCGGTGCTCGTACTGGCGGTGATCCCGGCGCTGTTCGCCGCGCGCGGGGTGCTGCGGCCGGTACGGGGCCTGCGGCAGGCCGCCGGGCGGCTCGCCGAGGGCAAGCTGGACACCCGGCTGGAGGTGAAGGGCACCGACGAACTGGCCGATCTGTCCCGGACGTTCAACGACATGGCCGCGAAGCTGGAGGAGAGCGTGGCGGATCTGCGGCGGCTGGAGGCCAACTCCCGGCGGTTCGCCGCCGATGTCTCGCATGAGCTGCGCACACCGCTGGCGGCGATGTCGGCGGTCACCGACGTCCTCGACGAGGACGCCGACTCGCTCGACCCGGACACCGCCTCGGCGGTCCGGCTGATCAGCCAGGAGACCGGCAAGCTGGCCCGGATGGTCGAGGACCTGATGGAGGTCTCACGCTTTGACGCCGGTGCCGCGGCACTGCATGTGGACGAGGTGGACGTCGCGGAGACCATCCGTAAGACGCTGCAGGCCAGGGCCTGGCAGAAGCGGGTGGCGACGGATCTGCCGGCGCATGTGCGGGCCCGGCTGGACCCGCGGCGGCTGGATGTGGTGGTCGCCAACCTGGTGGGCAATGCCCTGCACCACGGCGGCGAGCCGGTGCGGGTGCGGCTGCACGCTCCGGCGCCGGACGCGGTCCGGCTGTTGATCGAGATTTCGGACAGCGGCCCCGGTATCGATCCCGAGGTGCTGCCGCATGTCTTCGACCGCTTCTACAAGGCGGACTCGGCCCGCGCCCGGTCGGAGGGCAGCGGGCTGGGCCTGGCCATCGCGCTGGAGAACGTCCGGCTGCACGGCGGCTCCCTGCGGGCCGCCAACTCCTCTGAGGGCGGGGCGGTGTTCACGGTGGATCTGCCGCTGCACCACTCCGGGAGGGGGGACGAGGCGACGGGCAGGGCGGGGGACGGGACGGCGGATGGCGCGGGGGACAGGGCGACAGAAGGGGCGGGAGGCGGGGCAACGGACGGGCCGCCGGACACGGCCGGCGACGACCAGGCCGACGAAGACCGGGCCGGCGAACCGTCCGCCGGCAGACCGGCCTCCGACGACGCCGCGGAACCGGCCGGCAGCCCGTCGGCGGACGTCCTGGGGCACACGGCCGCGGACGACGCCGGGCTCCTGGCCGGGAGCCCGGCAGCGCACACCACCGCGAACGACGGCCGGGACTCCGAACACCTCGGGACCGGGAAGGAGCACAAGGCATGA
- a CDS encoding DnaJ family domain-containing protein, with protein MTERKPPGVSFESWVDKQIREATERGDFDRLSGAGKPLPHLDQPYDEMWWIKDKMSREHLSCLPPTLALRKEAEEALEAASNAPSEAALRRILTAVNERIDAALRTELDGPPLNLTPFDIDEVARNWRARHGS; from the coding sequence ATGACCGAGCGCAAACCCCCTGGTGTCAGCTTCGAGAGCTGGGTCGACAAGCAGATCCGTGAGGCGACGGAGCGCGGTGACTTCGACCGGCTGTCCGGCGCCGGAAAGCCCCTTCCGCATCTCGACCAGCCCTATGACGAGATGTGGTGGATCAAGGACAAGATGAGCCGGGAGCACCTCTCGTGTCTGCCGCCGACACTCGCCCTGCGCAAGGAGGCCGAGGAGGCTCTGGAGGCGGCGTCCAACGCCCCCAGCGAAGCCGCGCTGCGCCGCATCCTGACCGCGGTCAACGAACGGATCGACGCGGCGTTGCGCACCGAGCTCGACGGTCCGCCGCTGAACCTCACCCCGTTCGACATCGACGAGGTGGCCCGTAACTGGCGGGCGCGGCACGGGAGCTGA
- a CDS encoding DUF4185 domain-containing protein, with product MSRRRSPRTTTVAALLLALLTAATLVSWELPGRTPAPAAACPGRTIASWSADAPFTGEFARYGNDNTRVDDWTGGDGTHSVRLPDGRTLWLFSDTFLDRVQPPPNPQGQPYRWRTADNGGTPLLRHNTAVVMSPSGRLERTLTGGSPAAPGPFFPDVDGGWRWPVRATVEPRTPGAREKVVRVLLWNRAPGTGPWVFGVPRSTEVATLSLPDLRLENITETVDQTSVTDPARRVLYGAAMVRHGDWTYVFGGDDPPDAPASSAYLARVPAGRLAHRADWRFWDGAHWQRQADRARPVLSDGGRRGVGSAFTVVLRDDGGTSRAWGSPRASEAERGGEVETGGGAERGGTWVLLTMDTGGAGTEGLTAITSYWSCSPEGPWHGPNGRIVPPRPPDAEPQYVAAYNPQAHPEFTASGELLLSYDINWLGPPGVPADARLNSNVDLYRPRFLRVRLGP from the coding sequence ATGTCCAGGCGCCGAAGCCCCCGCACCACGACCGTCGCCGCTCTGCTCCTGGCCCTGCTCACGGCCGCCACCCTGGTGTCCTGGGAGCTGCCGGGCCGCACCCCGGCCCCCGCCGCGGCCTGCCCCGGACGCACGATCGCCTCCTGGTCGGCCGACGCCCCCTTCACCGGAGAATTCGCCCGTTACGGGAACGACAACACCAGAGTGGACGACTGGACCGGCGGCGACGGCACCCACTCGGTGCGCCTCCCCGACGGCCGTACGCTCTGGCTCTTCTCCGACACCTTCCTCGACCGGGTACAGCCACCGCCCAACCCGCAGGGCCAGCCCTACCGCTGGCGCACCGCCGACAACGGGGGCACGCCCCTCCTGCGGCACAACACCGCCGTGGTGATGTCTCCTTCGGGACGCCTGGAGCGCACCCTCACCGGCGGCAGCCCGGCCGCCCCCGGACCCTTCTTCCCCGACGTGGACGGCGGCTGGCGCTGGCCGGTCCGGGCCACCGTCGAGCCCCGTACGCCCGGGGCGCGCGAGAAGGTCGTCCGCGTCCTCCTGTGGAACCGCGCTCCGGGGACCGGCCCCTGGGTCTTCGGCGTCCCGCGCAGCACCGAGGTCGCCACCCTCTCCCTCCCCGACCTCCGCCTGGAGAACATCACCGAGACCGTCGACCAGACGTCCGTGACGGACCCGGCCCGCCGCGTCCTCTACGGCGCCGCGATGGTCCGGCACGGCGACTGGACCTATGTCTTCGGCGGCGACGACCCGCCGGACGCACCGGCCTCCAGCGCCTACCTTGCACGGGTCCCGGCCGGGCGCCTCGCGCACCGCGCCGACTGGCGGTTCTGGGACGGCGCACACTGGCAGCGGCAGGCCGACCGCGCCCGGCCGGTGCTGTCCGACGGCGGCCGGCGCGGCGTCGGCAGCGCCTTCACCGTCGTACTCAGGGACGATGGGGGCACCTCCCGCGCATGGGGGTCCCCCCGCGCGAGCGAAGCCGAGCGTGGGGGAGAAGTCGAGACCGGGGGAGGAGCCGAGCGTGGGGGAACCTGGGTGCTGCTCACCATGGACACCGGGGGAGCGGGCACCGAAGGGTTGACCGCGATCACCAGCTACTGGTCCTGCTCGCCCGAAGGCCCCTGGCACGGCCCGAACGGCCGCATCGTGCCGCCCCGCCCGCCCGACGCCGAACCGCAGTACGTCGCCGCCTACAACCCGCAGGCGCACCCCGAATTCACCGCTTCCGGCGAACTGCTGCTCAGCTACGACATCAACTGGCTCGGGCCGCCCGGCGTCCCGGCCGACGCACGGCTCAACAGCAATGTCGACCTCTACCGGCCGCGGTTCCTGCGGGTGCGGCTGGGGCCGTGA
- a CDS encoding methylmalonyl-CoA mutase subunit beta — MTAESSELPLAAAFPDADREQWQRLVEGVLRKSGVTDAAGAAAEDALATELQDGIRIRPLYTADDHTAATGHPGFPPFVRAGRPEGTAVSGWDVRQRHALTDPRLANEAVLADLENGVTSLWLTVGDGGVPVAELPRTLQGVYLDLATVALDAGADFVPAAEELLRLHTASGVPLSEATGTLGADPLGLLARTGDDSKLRVQLEAAARLAGRAAAESPGLRALAVDALPYHEAGGSTAEELGASLATGVAYLRELTAAGLDIDTACRQLEFRYAATADQFLTIAKLRAARRLWARVTEVCGAAPSVSAQRQHAVTSTVMMTRRDPWVNMLRTTVAGLSAGVGGADAVTVLPFDAALGLPDAFARRIARNTQSVLLEESHLSKVIDPAGGSWYVERLTDELAHAAWGFFREIESAGGQAAALRSGMLRERLTRTWQRRSEDLAHRREPITGVSEFPHLAEPPVHREPAPAPVGGGLPRVRRDDAYENLRARSDAHLAANGERPKAFLATLGPAAVHTARATFAANLLQAGGIETVQETVDAESAAEAFTRSGAGIACLCSSDALYGEQAAAVAAALKSAGALRVYLAGKPGERREEFVTAGVDTFVHAGCDAVEVLSSALDLMEVA; from the coding sequence ATGACCGCCGAGTCCTCCGAACTCCCCCTGGCCGCCGCATTCCCGGACGCGGACCGAGAACAGTGGCAGCGCCTCGTCGAAGGCGTGCTGCGCAAATCGGGCGTCACGGATGCCGCGGGCGCCGCCGCCGAGGACGCGCTCGCGACCGAGCTCCAGGACGGGATCCGCATCCGCCCGCTCTACACCGCCGACGACCATACGGCCGCCACCGGTCATCCCGGCTTCCCGCCGTTCGTACGCGCCGGCCGCCCCGAGGGCACGGCCGTCTCCGGCTGGGACGTACGCCAGCGCCATGCGCTCACCGACCCGCGGCTCGCCAACGAGGCGGTCCTCGCCGACCTGGAGAACGGCGTCACCTCGCTCTGGCTGACCGTCGGGGACGGCGGGGTGCCGGTGGCCGAGCTGCCGCGGACACTGCAGGGCGTCTATCTGGACCTGGCCACCGTGGCCCTCGACGCGGGCGCCGATTTCGTCCCGGCAGCCGAGGAGTTGCTGCGGCTGCACACCGCGTCCGGTGTGCCGCTGAGCGAGGCGACCGGCACGCTGGGGGCCGACCCGCTCGGGCTGCTGGCCCGTACCGGAGACGACAGCAAACTGCGCGTCCAGCTGGAGGCGGCCGCCCGGCTGGCCGGCCGCGCCGCCGCCGAGTCTCCCGGGCTGCGCGCCCTGGCCGTGGACGCGCTCCCGTACCACGAGGCGGGCGGCTCCACCGCCGAGGAGCTGGGCGCTTCGCTGGCCACCGGCGTCGCGTATCTGCGGGAGCTGACCGCGGCCGGACTGGACATCGACACCGCCTGCCGGCAGCTGGAGTTCCGCTACGCCGCCACCGCCGACCAGTTCCTGACCATCGCCAAGCTCCGCGCGGCCCGCCGGCTGTGGGCCCGGGTCACCGAGGTGTGCGGGGCCGCGCCCAGCGTGTCCGCACAGCGCCAGCACGCGGTCACCTCCACGGTGATGATGACCCGTCGGGACCCGTGGGTGAACATGCTGCGCACCACGGTCGCCGGGCTGTCCGCGGGCGTCGGCGGCGCGGACGCGGTGACGGTGCTGCCGTTCGACGCCGCGCTGGGCCTGCCCGACGCGTTCGCCCGCCGGATCGCCCGTAACACCCAGTCCGTGCTGCTGGAGGAGTCGCATCTGTCGAAGGTGATCGACCCGGCGGGCGGCTCCTGGTACGTGGAGCGCCTCACCGATGAACTGGCCCATGCGGCCTGGGGGTTCTTCCGGGAGATCGAGTCGGCGGGTGGCCAGGCCGCCGCACTGCGCTCCGGAATGCTCCGCGAGCGGCTGACACGCACCTGGCAGCGGCGGTCCGAGGACCTCGCCCACCGCCGCGAACCGATCACCGGCGTCAGCGAGTTCCCGCATCTGGCGGAGCCGCCCGTACACCGCGAGCCGGCCCCCGCCCCGGTGGGTGGAGGGCTGCCCCGGGTGCGCCGGGACGACGCGTACGAGAATCTCCGCGCCCGTTCCGACGCGCATCTGGCGGCCAACGGGGAGCGCCCGAAGGCGTTTCTCGCCACACTGGGTCCCGCCGCCGTGCACACCGCGCGGGCGACGTTCGCGGCCAACCTCCTCCAAGCGGGCGGCATCGAGACCGTCCAGGAGACCGTGGACGCGGAGTCGGCGGCCGAGGCGTTCACCCGCAGCGGCGCGGGCATCGCCTGTCTGTGTTCGAGTGACGCACTGTACGGGGAACAGGCGGCGGCCGTGGCGGCCGCGCTGAAGTCCGCCGGCGCGCTGCGGGTGTACCTGGCGGGCAAGCCGGGCGAGCGCCGCGAGGAATTCGTGACGGCCGGTGTGGACACGTTCGTCCACGCGGGCTGCGACGCGGTCGAGGTGCTGTCCTCGGCCCTGGACCTCATGGAGGTGGCGTGA
- the scpA gene encoding methylmalonyl-CoA mutase, whose product MADIPDFSTIELVASGGTATADGTGDAGRQWTDAVQQATGKGVEDLTWETPEGIDVKPLYTGADLADVDFLGTYPGITPYLRGPYPTMYVNQPWTIRQYAGFSTAEESNAFYRRNLAAGQKGLSVAFDLPTHRGYDSDHPRVTGDVGMAGVAIDSIYDMRQLFEGIPLDRMTVSMTMNGAVLPVLALYIVAAEEQGVPPEKLAGTIQNDILKEFMVRNTYIYPPQPSMRIISDIFAYTSQKMPRYNSISISGYHIQEAGATADLELAYTLADGVEYLRAGMAAGMDVDAFAPRLSFFWAIGMNFFMEIAKLRAARLLWARLVRRFEPKNPKSLSLRTHSQTSGWSLTAQDVFNNVTRTCVEAMAATQGHTQSLHTNALDEALALPTDFSARIARNTQLFLQQESGTCRVIDPWGGSAYVEKLTHDLARRAWQHIEEVEAAGGMAKAIDAGIPKLRVEEAAARTQARIDSGRQALIGVNKYRVETDEEIEVLKVDNSAVRAQQIEKLKRLRAERDENACQDALRALTAAAKDGPGTGLEGNLLALAVNAARAMATVGEISDALESVYGRHSGQIRTISGVYRDEAGPSSGVERTRDLVADFERAEGRRPRILVAKMGQDGHDRGQKVIATAFADLGFDVDVGPLFQTPAEVARQAVEADVHIVGVSSLAAGHLTLVPALKEALAAEDREDITIVVGGVIPPQDVRPLRDMGAAAVFLPGTVIPDAAHGLVRELASALGHEL is encoded by the coding sequence ATGGCGGACATCCCCGACTTCAGCACGATCGAGCTGGTGGCCTCAGGGGGCACTGCCACGGCGGACGGCACCGGGGACGCCGGGCGGCAGTGGACCGACGCCGTACAGCAGGCCACCGGCAAGGGCGTCGAGGACCTGACCTGGGAGACGCCGGAGGGCATCGACGTCAAACCTCTCTACACCGGGGCGGACCTCGCGGACGTCGACTTCCTGGGCACCTACCCGGGCATCACGCCCTATCTGCGCGGACCGTACCCCACCATGTACGTCAACCAGCCCTGGACGATCCGGCAGTACGCCGGTTTCTCCACCGCCGAGGAGTCCAATGCCTTCTACCGGCGCAATCTCGCGGCCGGCCAGAAGGGCCTCTCGGTCGCCTTCGACCTGCCCACCCACCGCGGCTACGACAGCGACCACCCCCGCGTCACCGGCGATGTCGGCATGGCGGGCGTCGCCATCGACTCGATCTACGACATGCGGCAGCTCTTCGAGGGCATCCCGCTGGACAGGATGACCGTGTCGATGACGATGAACGGCGCGGTGCTGCCCGTTCTCGCCCTCTACATCGTGGCGGCCGAGGAACAGGGCGTACCGCCCGAGAAGCTGGCCGGGACCATCCAGAACGACATCCTCAAGGAGTTCATGGTCCGCAACACCTACATCTATCCGCCGCAGCCCTCGATGCGGATCATCTCCGACATCTTCGCGTACACCTCGCAGAAGATGCCGCGCTACAACTCCATCTCGATCTCCGGGTACCACATCCAGGAGGCGGGCGCCACGGCCGACTTGGAGCTGGCGTACACCCTCGCCGACGGGGTGGAGTATCTGCGTGCGGGCATGGCGGCCGGCATGGACGTGGACGCGTTCGCCCCCCGCCTGTCCTTCTTCTGGGCGATCGGCATGAACTTCTTCATGGAGATCGCCAAGCTGCGCGCGGCCCGTCTGCTCTGGGCGCGTCTCGTGCGGCGCTTCGAGCCGAAGAACCCCAAGTCCCTCTCCCTGCGCACCCATTCGCAGACCTCCGGCTGGTCGCTGACCGCACAGGACGTCTTCAACAACGTCACCCGTACCTGCGTCGAGGCCATGGCGGCGACCCAGGGCCACACCCAGTCCCTGCACACCAACGCCCTCGACGAGGCGCTCGCCCTGCCCACCGACTTCTCCGCCCGTATCGCCCGTAACACCCAGCTCTTCCTGCAGCAGGAGTCGGGCACCTGCCGGGTCATCGACCCCTGGGGCGGCAGCGCGTACGTGGAGAAGCTCACCCACGATCTGGCGCGGCGGGCCTGGCAGCACATCGAGGAGGTCGAGGCGGCCGGCGGCATGGCGAAGGCCATCGACGCGGGCATCCCGAAGCTCCGCGTCGAGGAGGCCGCGGCCCGCACCCAGGCGCGGATCGACTCGGGACGGCAGGCGCTGATCGGCGTCAACAAGTACCGGGTGGAGACCGATGAGGAGATCGAGGTCCTCAAGGTCGACAACTCCGCGGTTCGTGCCCAGCAGATCGAGAAGCTCAAGCGACTGCGCGCCGAACGCGACGAGAACGCCTGCCAGGACGCGCTCCGGGCACTCACCGCGGCCGCGAAGGACGGCCCCGGCACGGGGCTTGAGGGCAACCTGCTCGCCCTGGCCGTGAACGCGGCCCGCGCGATGGCGACCGTCGGGGAGATCTCGGACGCCCTGGAATCGGTCTACGGACGCCACTCCGGCCAGATCCGTACCATCTCCGGTGTGTACCGAGACGAAGCGGGCCCCTCCTCCGGGGTCGAGCGCACCCGCGACCTGGTGGCCGATTTCGAGCGCGCCGAGGGCCGCCGGCCACGCATCCTGGTGGCCAAGATGGGCCAGGACGGCCATGACCGCGGCCAGAAGGTGATCGCCACCGCCTTCGCCGACCTGGGCTTCGACGTCGATGTCGGCCCGCTGTTCCAGACCCCGGCGGAGGTCGCCCGGCAGGCCGTCGAGGCCGACGTCCACATCGTCGGGGTCTCGTCCCTGGCAGCCGGGCACCTCACCCTCGTGCCCGCGTTGAAGGAGGCGCTGGCCGCCGAGGACCGCGAGGACATCACGATCGTGGTGGGCGGCGTGATCCCCCCTCAGGACGTGCGGCCGCTGCGCGACATGGGCGCCGCCGCGGTCTTCCTGCCCGGCACGGTCATCCCCGATGCCGCGCACGGCCTGGTGCGGGAACTGGCGTCGGCCCTCGGTCACGAGCTCTGA
- the meaB gene encoding methylmalonyl Co-A mutase-associated GTPase MeaB gives MPATIDVERYAEGVRAGSRAWIARAVTLVESTRPDHRAAAQRLLVRLLPHSGAARRVGISGVPGVGKSTFIDALGTLLTGLGHRVAVLAVDPSSSRTGGSILGDKTRMERLATDPSAFVRPSPTSGTLGGVARATRESIVVMEAAGYDVILVETVGVGQSETAVANMVDTFLLLTLARTGDQLQGIKKGVLELADLVSVNKADGPHERDARAAARELSGALRLLQPADAVWTPPVLTCSAREGTGLKGVWERIEQHRTLLDSTGALAERRRAQQVDWTWAMVREQLIDRLREHPEVRRLGPGIEREVREGQITASLAAERLLAAFGLPDGAWGRAGH, from the coding sequence ATGCCTGCGACGATCGATGTCGAACGGTATGCGGAGGGCGTCCGTGCCGGCTCCCGGGCCTGGATCGCCCGCGCCGTCACCCTGGTCGAGTCCACCCGCCCGGACCACCGGGCGGCGGCCCAACGACTGCTCGTCCGGCTGCTGCCGCACTCCGGCGCGGCCCGCCGGGTGGGCATCAGCGGGGTGCCGGGCGTCGGCAAGTCGACGTTCATCGACGCACTGGGCACGCTGCTGACAGGGCTGGGGCACCGGGTGGCGGTGCTCGCCGTCGACCCGTCCTCCAGCCGGACCGGCGGCTCCATCCTGGGCGACAAGACCCGGATGGAGCGGCTGGCGACCGACCCGTCGGCGTTCGTCCGCCCCTCCCCCACCTCCGGGACGTTGGGCGGAGTGGCACGCGCCACCCGCGAGTCCATCGTCGTCATGGAGGCCGCGGGTTACGACGTCATCCTCGTCGAGACGGTCGGCGTCGGGCAGTCCGAGACCGCAGTGGCCAACATGGTGGACACCTTCCTCCTGCTGACGCTGGCCCGCACCGGCGACCAGTTGCAGGGCATCAAGAAGGGTGTCCTGGAGCTGGCCGACCTGGTGTCCGTCAACAAGGCGGACGGCCCGCACGAGAGGGACGCCCGCGCGGCCGCCCGCGAACTGTCGGGCGCGCTACGGCTGTTGCAGCCCGCGGACGCTGTCTGGACACCCCCGGTGCTCACCTGCAGCGCCCGCGAGGGCACCGGTCTGAAGGGGGTCTGGGAACGGATCGAGCAGCACCGCACCCTGCTCGACTCCACCGGCGCCCTGGCCGAGCGCCGCCGTGCACAACAGGTCGACTGGACCTGGGCGATGGTCCGCGAGCAGCTGATCGACCGCCTCCGGGAACATCCGGAGGTACGCCGGCTGGGCCCGGGGATCGAACGCGAGGTGCGCGAGGGACAGATCACCGCATCCCTGGCCGCCGAACGCCTGCTGGCGGCGTTCGGCCTGCCGGACGGGGCGTGGGGCCGGGCCGGACACTGA